The Plasmodium knowlesi strain H genome assembly, chromosome: 14 genome has a segment encoding these proteins:
- a CDS encoding methyltransferase, putative produces MESCPEVKINFHHIYSNQELRKNVYLPSSDTFTFLEALEEDVETISPTVHAALEMGTGSGYLILSLYELLLKRKKKINLLYCLDINEKACKCVRKLTLENKISNVEIINTDLFSNLKHCKQFDLVLFNPPYVVTEEEEMNKTDIVASYAGGKYGREIILKFLLSVYDYVSDKGVIYLLMEKNNRPNEILNDGNISSRFNYTELKKKKTLNETIFIYKLSKKGS; encoded by the exons ATGGAATCTTGCCCTGaggtgaaaataaattttcacCACATTTATAGCAACCAAGAGCTCAGGAAAAATGTGTACTTGCCAAGCAGTGATACGTTCACTTTTCTTGAGGCTCTAGAAGAAGATGTTGAAACCATTTCACCAACTGTTCACGCGGCTCTAGAAATGGG AACAGGAAGTGGCTATCTGATTTTGTCCCTGTACGAACTACTgctgaaaaggaagaagaaaattaaccTGCTGTACTGTCTTGACATTAACGAGAAGGCCTGTAAATGCGTAAGGAAGTTAACActcgaaaataaaatttcaaaCGTCGAAATAATTAATACCGATTTGTTTAGCAACTTGAAGCACTGCAAACAATTTGATCTGGTCTTATTTAACCCCCCTTATGTTGTgacagaagaggaagaaatgaacaaaacagATATTGTTGCATCCTACGCAGGGGGAAAATATGGaagagaaattattttaaaatttctcttAAGCGTATATGACTATGTCAGTGATAAGGGAGTTATATACCTTCTCATGGAAAAGAATAACAGGCCAAACGAAATATTGAATGATGGAAATATATCCAGTAGGTTCAATTACACAGAactgaaaaagaaaaaaacattaaatgaaaccatttttatttacaaacTTAGCAAAAAAGGTTCCTAA